A stretch of the Thiomicrospira pelophila DSM 1534 genome encodes the following:
- the gatB gene encoding Asp-tRNA(Asn)/Glu-tRNA(Gln) amidotransferase subunit GatB — MSWETVIGLEIHAQLATKSKIFSGASTAYGAEPNTQACAVDLALPGVLPVLNKKAVEMAIAFGLAVGAELPKKSVFARKNYFYPDSPKGYQISQFELPVVSTGAIDIDVNGETKHIGITRAHLEEDAGKSLHEDFHGMTGIDLNRSGTPLLEIVSEPDMRSADEAIAYAKAIHELVQFIGICDGNMQEGSFRVDVNISIRKPGEPFGTRTELKNINSFRFIEKAIAYELDRHIDILESGGKIVQETRLYDADRDETRSMRAKEEANDYRYFPDPDLLPVIITQEDIDAVRQTLPELPAQMRARFVEQYGLSDYDANQLTASQATAAYYEAMVKQGADAKLCANWMTGDLSKALNRESLSIVDSPVKAEALSGLVKRIMDNTISGKIAKQVFDAMWQGEGSADEIIEKHGLKQITDTSAIEKIVDDVLAANAGQVEAYKNGQEKLFGFFVGQVMKLSKGQANPAQVNELLKAKLS, encoded by the coding sequence ATGAGTTGGGAAACAGTAATTGGTCTAGAAATCCATGCGCAGCTGGCGACAAAATCAAAGATTTTTTCAGGAGCCTCAACCGCATACGGGGCGGAGCCTAATACTCAAGCTTGCGCGGTTGACTTGGCTTTGCCAGGAGTGTTGCCGGTTTTAAATAAAAAAGCGGTTGAAATGGCGATTGCATTTGGTTTGGCGGTGGGGGCTGAATTGCCCAAAAAATCGGTGTTTGCACGTAAAAATTACTTTTACCCTGATTCACCTAAAGGTTATCAAATATCACAATTTGAATTGCCGGTAGTATCCACCGGTGCGATTGATATTGACGTAAATGGCGAAACCAAACACATTGGCATTACGCGTGCCCATTTAGAAGAGGATGCCGGTAAATCCTTGCATGAAGATTTTCATGGCATGACCGGTATCGACCTGAACCGATCTGGTACGCCGCTATTAGAAATCGTTTCGGAGCCGGATATGCGCTCGGCTGATGAAGCGATTGCTTACGCTAAAGCGATTCATGAGTTGGTTCAATTTATTGGTATTTGCGATGGCAATATGCAAGAAGGTTCATTCCGAGTGGATGTGAATATTTCAATTCGCAAACCGGGTGAACCCTTTGGTACGCGTACCGAGCTTAAGAATATTAACTCCTTCCGTTTTATTGAAAAAGCGATTGCATACGAGCTAGATCGTCATATTGATATTCTGGAAAGTGGCGGCAAGATTGTGCAAGAAACGCGTTTATATGATGCTGATCGTGATGAAACACGCAGCATGCGTGCGAAAGAAGAAGCGAATGATTACCGCTATTTTCCTGACCCAGATTTGTTGCCGGTGATTATTACGCAAGAAGATATCGATGCGGTGCGTCAAACTTTACCCGAATTGCCAGCGCAAATGCGCGCGCGCTTTGTTGAGCAATATGGTTTATCGGATTATGATGCGAATCAGTTGACGGCATCACAAGCGACGGCGGCTTATTACGAGGCTATGGTCAAACAGGGTGCGGATGCCAAATTATGCGCAAACTGGATGACAGGTGATTTGTCAAAAGCGTTGAACCGGGAAAGCTTGTCCATTGTAGATTCACCGGTTAAAGCGGAAGCTTTAAGCGGATTAGTGAAACGCATTATGGACAACACCATCTCAGGCAAAATTGCAAAGCAGGTGTTTGATGCAATGTGGCAGGGGGAAGGCTCGGCGGATGAGATCATTGAAAAACACGGTCTAAAACAAATTACAGATACGAGTGCGATTGAAAAGATTGTGGATGACGTACTAGCGGCTAATGCTGGCCAAGTAGAAGCCTATAAAAATGGTCAGGAGAAGTTGTTTGGCTTTTTTGTGGGGCAGGTGATGAAATTATCCAAAGGCCAGGCTAACCCGGCTCAGGTCAACGAGTTGTTAAAAGCAAAACTGAGTTAA
- the gatA gene encoding Asp-tRNA(Asn)/Glu-tRNA(Gln) amidotransferase subunit GatA, translated as MHNLSIKELSALLQSKKVSSVELTRYFLNRIETLDSEINSFVTVTPELALQMAEVADAKLAKGNAHPLTGIPMAHKDIFCTDGIKTSCGSKMLDNFVAPYDAHVVSQLKALDMPILGKTNMDEFAMGSSTESSYYGATKNPWNLQAVPGGSSGGSAAAVAAGLVPFASGTDTGGSIRQPASFCGISGIKPTYGAISRFGMISYASSFDQGGPMARSAEDNAWLLNAMVGFDERDSTSLTMDKVDYTSSLNDSIKGLRIGVPAEYFGEGLDPEVATVIKHAMAELEKQGAELVEVHLPNQHLAVSAYYVLAPAEASSNLSRFDGVRYGYRCEDPKDLNDLYTRSRAEGFGAEVKRRIMVGAYALSAGYYDAYYLKAQKVRRLVRDDFTKAFESCDVILGPVAPTPAFNLGEKTDDPVSMYLADLFTIPVNLAGLPAMSVPAGFVNQRPVGLHLVGPYFSEAKILNVAHQYQQVTDWHKQTPEWIEGGRQA; from the coding sequence ATGCATAACTTATCAATAAAAGAATTAAGCGCACTTTTGCAAAGCAAAAAAGTGAGCAGTGTAGAACTGACACGTTATTTTTTAAATCGAATCGAAACATTGGATTCTGAAATTAACAGTTTTGTTACTGTCACGCCTGAACTAGCATTGCAGATGGCCGAAGTGGCAGATGCTAAGTTGGCCAAGGGCAACGCGCACCCATTAACGGGTATTCCGATGGCGCATAAAGACATCTTTTGTACCGATGGTATAAAAACCAGTTGTGGCTCCAAAATGTTGGACAATTTTGTTGCACCTTATGATGCACATGTGGTGAGTCAACTAAAAGCCCTGGATATGCCAATTTTAGGTAAAACCAACATGGATGAGTTTGCGATGGGTTCTTCTACTGAGTCCAGTTATTATGGCGCGACCAAAAATCCGTGGAACTTACAAGCAGTTCCTGGCGGCTCATCTGGTGGGTCGGCGGCGGCTGTGGCAGCAGGCCTGGTGCCTTTTGCCAGTGGCACCGATACGGGTGGCTCAATTCGTCAACCGGCTTCGTTTTGCGGCATTAGTGGTATCAAGCCGACTTATGGTGCGATTTCTCGTTTTGGCATGATTTCCTATGCCTCTAGTTTTGACCAAGGTGGCCCGATGGCCCGTAGCGCGGAAGACAATGCTTGGTTATTGAATGCTATGGTTGGGTTTGATGAGCGCGACTCAACCAGCCTGACAATGGATAAAGTTGACTATACATCGAGTTTAAACGACTCCATTAAAGGTCTGCGTATTGGTGTACCGGCTGAATACTTTGGTGAAGGTCTGGATCCAGAAGTTGCGACTGTGATTAAGCATGCAATGGCTGAGCTGGAAAAACAAGGCGCTGAGTTGGTTGAAGTGCATTTGCCAAATCAACATTTAGCCGTGTCGGCTTATTATGTGTTAGCCCCCGCTGAGGCTTCCTCTAATTTGTCGCGTTTTGATGGTGTACGTTATGGCTATCGTTGTGAGGATCCGAAAGATCTAAACGACTTATATACACGTTCACGCGCTGAAGGCTTTGGCGCAGAAGTCAAACGACGTATTATGGTAGGCGCTTATGCTTTGTCAGCAGGTTACTACGATGCGTATTACTTAAAGGCCCAAAAAGTACGTCGTTTAGTAAGAGATGATTTTACTAAGGCGTTTGAATCTTGTGATGTGATTTTAGGGCCAGTCGCGCCAACCCCTGCGTTTAATCTGGGCGAAAAAACCGATGACCCAGTTAGCATGTATTTGGCTGATTTATTTACTATACCGGTCAACTTGGCCGGATTGCCTGCGATGTCAGTTCCGGCTGGATTTGTGAATCAACGACCAGTTGGTCTGCACTTAGTGGGGCCGTATTTTAGTGAAGCTAAAATTTTAAATGTCGCGCACCAATATCAGCAAGTGACCGATTGGCATAAACAAACACCAGAGTGGATTGAAGGCGGGAGACAAGCATGA
- the gatC gene encoding Asp-tRNA(Asn)/Glu-tRNA(Gln) amidotransferase subunit GatC, whose translation MSLQVSEIKKIAQLAAIAVEPAEFELVGNKLSNILDVFAQLEKADTSGVEPMAHPLDQTQRLREDLVTESNQREKYQANAPSTEAGLYLVPQVIE comes from the coding sequence GTGTCTTTGCAAGTCTCTGAAATTAAGAAAATTGCCCAATTGGCGGCAATTGCAGTCGAACCAGCTGAGTTTGAGTTAGTTGGAAACAAGCTATCAAATATTTTAGATGTGTTTGCGCAGTTGGAAAAAGCTGACACATCTGGAGTTGAGCCCATGGCTCATCCATTAGATCAAACCCAACGATTACGTGAAGACTTGGTGACAGAGAGCAATCAGCGCGAAAAATATCAAGCCAACGCCCCCTCTACAGAAGCGGGACTTTATCTTGTTCCCCAGGTAATTGAGTGA
- a CDS encoding rod shape-determining protein, giving the protein MFRKILGLFSNDLSIDLGTANTLIYARGQGILLNEPSVVAIRDNGRGNRSIVAVGNEAKQMLGRTPGNIQAIRPLKDGVIADFHVTEKMLQAFIRKVHEAKFFQPSPRVLVCVPCGSTQVERRAIRESAAGAGARQVFLIEEPMAAAIGAGMPVSEASGSMVVDIGGGTTEVATLSLNGIVYSDSVKVGGDRFDDAIIKFVRRNYGMLIGEASAEKIKHEIGTAYYEPEPKTIEVRGRNLAEGVPRSFVLNSNEILEALQEPLSAIVGAVRSALERTPPELGADVAEHGIVLTGGGSLLRNLSTRLSEETGVPVIVADDPLTCVARGGGRALELMDEKGMDVFSHD; this is encoded by the coding sequence ATGTTTCGAAAAATTCTCGGCCTTTTCTCTAATGATCTATCTATTGACCTTGGTACAGCCAACACTTTAATTTATGCACGCGGCCAAGGCATCCTTTTAAATGAACCTTCTGTGGTGGCAATTCGTGATAATGGTCGCGGAAACCGCAGTATTGTGGCCGTCGGGAATGAAGCGAAACAAATGCTCGGACGTACACCAGGCAACATTCAAGCGATTCGCCCACTTAAAGATGGGGTGATTGCCGACTTCCACGTAACTGAAAAAATGTTACAAGCGTTTATTCGTAAAGTTCATGAAGCCAAATTCTTCCAACCCAGCCCGCGCGTATTAGTTTGTGTGCCCTGCGGCTCTACCCAAGTTGAACGCCGCGCAATCCGCGAGTCTGCAGCGGGCGCAGGTGCCCGTCAGGTTTTCTTAATTGAAGAACCGATGGCCGCTGCGATTGGGGCCGGTATGCCCGTTAGCGAGGCTAGTGGTTCGATGGTCGTTGATATCGGTGGCGGTACAACCGAAGTCGCTACACTGTCATTAAACGGTATTGTTTATTCCGACTCGGTAAAAGTTGGGGGAGACCGTTTTGACGATGCGATTATCAAGTTTGTACGTCGTAACTACGGCATGCTAATTGGTGAAGCTAGTGCCGAAAAAATTAAACATGAAATTGGCACAGCCTATTACGAACCAGAACCAAAAACCATTGAAGTACGTGGTCGCAACTTGGCAGAAGGTGTTCCAAGAAGCTTTGTATTAAACAGCAATGAAATTCTAGAAGCTTTGCAAGAACCTTTATCTGCCATCGTTGGTGCCGTACGCAGTGCACTGGAGCGTACACCACCAGAATTAGGTGCTGACGTCGCCGAACACGGCATCGTCTTGACCGGTGGTGGCTCTCTACTTCGCAACTTAAGCACACGTTTAAGCGAAGAAACAGGCGTTCCAGTGATTGTTGCAGATGACCCATTAACTTGCGTGGCCCGTGGTGGTGGACGTGCGCTAGAGTTGATGGATGAAAAAGGTATGGACGTATTCTCGCACGACTAA
- the mreC gene encoding rod shape-determining protein MreC — MASDYYGQYMGSFRNVITTTLEPLERVADLPVQAHHWYMQGVTDLALLENELLQVKTENLMLKARLQRLDSLELELDRLQRLLGTTGRMSTQSLRVASVLYYSSSPVSQYLTINKGSMDGVKTNQSIIDAYGVLGQVTSLTPTTSRVLLITDPDHQLPVRVQRTGQRGILTGLGHDKLNLDFVPLSSRVEVGDILVTSGLGGVFPSGYPAAEVTQVIQSPGMSYLTIKAKPLSDINSSYEVLVLSNSRDENE; from the coding sequence ATGGCCTCTGACTACTATGGTCAATACATGGGGTCATTCCGTAATGTCATCACTACCACACTTGAACCCCTAGAAAGAGTGGCCGATCTACCGGTACAGGCTCACCATTGGTATATGCAAGGTGTAACTGACCTGGCCTTACTCGAAAACGAACTCCTGCAAGTTAAAACAGAAAACCTGATGCTCAAAGCTCGTTTGCAGCGTCTGGATAGCTTAGAACTTGAGCTTGATCGCCTTCAACGCCTACTCGGAACTACCGGCCGCATGAGCACCCAATCTTTGCGGGTCGCAAGTGTGCTTTATTATAGTTCCAGCCCGGTATCTCAGTACCTAACCATCAATAAAGGCAGCATGGATGGCGTAAAAACCAATCAATCCATAATTGATGCTTATGGAGTACTCGGGCAAGTAACCAGCCTTACCCCCACTACTAGTCGAGTTTTATTGATTACGGACCCAGATCATCAACTACCAGTACGCGTACAAAGAACGGGCCAACGAGGGATCTTAACAGGCTTAGGTCATGACAAACTCAACCTTGATTTTGTACCGCTTTCGAGTCGTGTCGAGGTAGGTGACATTTTAGTTACGTCAGGGTTAGGTGGCGTGTTCCCTTCAGGCTATCCAGCCGCCGAGGTAACCCAAGTCATTCAAAGCCCTGGTATGAGCTATTTAACAATTAAAGCTAAGCCCTTAAGTGATATTAACAGCAGTTATGAAGTGCTGGTGTTATCCAATTCGCGAGACGAGAATGAGTGA
- the mreD gene encoding rod shape-determining protein MreD encodes MSDKYQEIELHQVRWLVISSYLVGIIFNIFALRETLLIILPPLGLMLVLFWSVQLLRNTHLITAFLIGLLYDGLYQTLLGSHSILFVLLTFFMLRMRLRFRSYRLWQQGVVIGFYMGAYQLLHHFFFSPTLTEQTALLYWLMPFFSAVIWPGLVVLMRGLSNRISTI; translated from the coding sequence ATGAGTGATAAATATCAAGAAATCGAATTACACCAAGTCCGCTGGTTAGTGATCAGCAGCTATCTGGTAGGAATTATTTTTAATATCTTCGCGCTAAGAGAGACCCTTCTTATCATTTTGCCACCGTTAGGTTTGATGCTGGTCTTGTTTTGGAGTGTACAGCTTTTACGTAACACCCATTTAATTACAGCATTTCTGATAGGCCTGTTATACGATGGTCTATATCAAACGTTACTAGGCAGTCACTCAATTCTCTTTGTTTTATTAACCTTTTTCATGTTACGAATGCGGTTAAGATTCCGCAGTTATCGTTTGTGGCAACAAGGCGTAGTAATTGGCTTCTATATGGGCGCTTATCAGTTACTACACCACTTTTTCTTTTCACCGACACTCACGGAACAAACCGCATTACTCTACTGGTTAATGCCGTTTTTCAGTGCTGTTATTTGGCCAGGCCTGGTGGTTTTAATGCGTGGACTATCTAATCGCATCTCGACTATTTAA
- the mrdA gene encoding penicillin-binding protein 2 has protein sequence MNNLTFDETQSRIRQKAMFTNRLLFAGLIVFAVFCLFMARMAYLQWFNHEEYLGLSEGNRISVEPLAPERGKIYDRNGVILVDNQPVYSLSFMRESIYDIDYTINAIQELLPSIRPETLAQFKTRLKRTPRHRAIILPYTLDESEAARFAVNSYRFSGIALNARLKRVYTQNKSAVHLLGYVGRISQQDNLSIDRSRYRGTDIVGKTGIEHFYEDKLQGYPGLQRIETNAQGRTIRSLETIPPTSGENLTLTIDIRLQKYLENLFEGRRGAAVAIDPENGEILAFVSSPMYNPNLFVDGISHTNYNSLLHDRNKPLINRASRGQYPPGSTTKPFIGLGALEQGFTTMSESIFDPGYFEYQNRRYRNWRRDGHGWADLKRSIVESVDTYYYKLSLDMGIDSIHDILAPFGFGSQTGVDIPGEANGILPSQAWKMATYGKAWFRGETIISSIGQGFNLATPLQLAKAASILANRGRIINPHALKGQSHESPEQIPIKNREHWEYIIDAMTDAVHTPRGTAWSSGRHITGYKIAGKTGTAQVFSLNDGEYNEEELDKRLHDHSLFIGFGPVTRPKIAISVIVENAGGGSRVAAPLALQAMNHYIKELQ, from the coding sequence ATGAATAACCTTACGTTCGACGAAACTCAATCCCGCATTCGACAGAAAGCCATGTTTACAAATCGCTTACTGTTTGCTGGGTTAATAGTATTTGCGGTATTTTGTCTATTCATGGCTCGAATGGCTTACCTACAATGGTTTAACCACGAAGAATATTTAGGCTTGTCAGAGGGTAACCGAATCTCGGTCGAACCCCTCGCACCTGAGCGCGGCAAAATATACGATAGAAATGGTGTTATCTTGGTCGACAACCAGCCAGTTTATTCCTTATCGTTTATGCGCGAATCAATTTATGATATTGATTACACCATCAACGCGATTCAAGAACTGTTACCGTCCATTCGCCCAGAAACACTTGCGCAATTTAAGACCCGCTTAAAACGAACACCTCGCCACCGAGCTATTATCTTACCCTATACACTAGATGAATCTGAAGCAGCGCGCTTTGCTGTTAACAGTTATCGCTTTTCTGGAATTGCGTTAAATGCTCGCCTTAAGCGGGTTTATACTCAAAATAAGTCAGCCGTGCATTTGCTGGGGTACGTCGGGAGAATCAGCCAACAAGACAACCTAAGCATTGATCGCAGTCGCTACCGTGGTACAGATATCGTTGGAAAAACGGGGATTGAGCATTTTTATGAAGACAAGCTACAAGGTTATCCTGGCTTGCAGCGTATCGAAACCAACGCACAAGGCCGAACGATCAGAAGCCTGGAAACCATTCCCCCTACCTCCGGCGAAAACTTGACCTTAACCATAGATATTAGACTGCAAAAATATCTAGAAAACTTATTCGAGGGTCGACGTGGAGCGGCCGTGGCAATTGATCCCGAAAACGGTGAAATTTTGGCCTTTGTCAGCAGCCCCATGTATAACCCCAATTTGTTTGTAGATGGCATTAGCCATACTAATTACAATTCTCTATTACATGACCGCAATAAGCCATTGATTAATCGAGCATCACGTGGGCAATACCCTCCAGGCTCAACTACCAAACCATTTATTGGCCTAGGCGCTTTAGAGCAAGGCTTCACTACCATGAGTGAGTCGATATTCGATCCTGGTTATTTTGAATACCAAAACCGCCGTTACCGCAACTGGCGACGAGACGGTCATGGCTGGGCGGATTTGAAACGTTCGATTGTCGAGTCGGTAGACACTTACTATTACAAATTAAGCCTGGATATGGGCATCGACTCTATTCATGACATACTGGCGCCTTTTGGATTTGGCTCACAAACTGGAGTTGATATTCCCGGCGAAGCAAACGGGATCTTGCCATCCCAAGCCTGGAAAATGGCTACCTACGGTAAGGCTTGGTTCCGAGGTGAAACTATTATTTCTTCGATAGGGCAAGGCTTTAATTTGGCCACTCCATTACAGCTGGCAAAAGCCGCATCTATTCTAGCGAACCGAGGACGCATTATTAATCCTCATGCCCTAAAAGGCCAATCACATGAATCGCCCGAACAGATCCCAATTAAAAACCGTGAGCATTGGGAGTACATAATTGATGCCATGACAGATGCCGTTCATACGCCTCGAGGTACCGCTTGGAGTTCTGGTCGTCACATCACAGGCTATAAAATTGCCGGCAAAACCGGTACGGCTCAAGTATTCAGCTTAAACGATGGCGAGTACAACGAAGAAGAGCTCGATAAACGTTTACACGATCACTCATTATTTATTGGCTTTGGCCCTGTCACTCGTCCAAAAATCGCAATCAGCGTCATTGTTGAGAACGCCGGTGGAGGAAGCCGTGTGGCCGCACCGCTTGCACTTCAAGCCATGAACCATTATATAAAAGAGTTACAGTAA
- the rodA gene encoding rod shape-determining protein RodA has protein sequence MIHSLTSSTDSLYVTPKSWLQKLHIDGWLLLGLVLLLSTSLLTVFSASGGDWHTTQQHGFRILFALGLMLAVAQISPSNLALITPWAFLIGLLMLVAVLLFGDMGKGAQRWLDFGFVRFQPSELMKLALPMMVAWLFAYSDFPAPASRFIMGLVIVAVTASLIVVQPDLGTSILIAMSGLFVIFFAGLPWKIIIGALAALAVSMPIAWNFMHAYQKQRVLTFMNPESDPLGSGYHIIQSKIAIGSGGIDGKGFMGSTQAHLEFLPESTTDFIFSVFAEEFGLIGVAVLLSLYSFVLIRGLMIAYFAQNNFSRLVAGSFTMTLFIYITVNIGMVSGLLPVVGLPLPLVSYGGSSMVTLMISFGILMSIHTHKKMLTD, from the coding sequence ATGATCCACTCACTTACCTCATCAACCGATTCGCTGTATGTTACGCCGAAAAGTTGGCTACAAAAACTGCACATTGACGGATGGTTGCTACTTGGTTTAGTACTTCTATTATCAACCAGTTTGTTGACCGTTTTCAGCGCGTCAGGCGGCGATTGGCACACGACTCAACAGCATGGATTTCGTATTTTATTTGCGTTAGGACTCATGCTGGCCGTCGCTCAAATCTCGCCCTCAAATCTCGCCCTTATTACCCCTTGGGCTTTTTTAATTGGTTTGCTCATGCTTGTTGCCGTACTCCTATTTGGTGACATGGGAAAAGGCGCGCAGCGCTGGTTGGATTTTGGCTTTGTGCGTTTTCAACCGTCTGAACTAATGAAACTTGCATTACCGATGATGGTAGCCTGGTTGTTTGCCTATAGCGACTTCCCTGCTCCTGCCAGTCGTTTTATTATGGGACTGGTCATTGTTGCGGTGACCGCTAGCTTAATTGTCGTGCAGCCGGATTTAGGCACCTCGATCTTGATCGCAATGAGTGGTTTATTTGTTATTTTCTTTGCAGGATTGCCCTGGAAAATTATTATTGGTGCGCTGGCTGCCCTAGCTGTAAGCATGCCGATAGCTTGGAATTTTATGCATGCGTATCAAAAGCAGCGTGTTTTAACCTTTATGAACCCTGAATCTGACCCACTCGGCAGTGGCTACCATATTATCCAATCGAAAATAGCAATTGGCTCTGGTGGCATTGATGGAAAAGGATTTATGGGAAGTACTCAAGCTCACCTTGAGTTTTTGCCCGAAAGTACCACCGACTTTATCTTCTCTGTATTCGCCGAAGAATTCGGTTTAATTGGTGTTGCAGTGCTTTTAAGCCTCTACAGTTTTGTACTAATTCGAGGTTTGATGATCGCTTATTTTGCCCAAAATAATTTCAGCAGATTGGTTGCAGGTAGCTTTACGATGACCTTATTTATTTATATTACGGTCAACATTGGCATGGTAAGTGGCCTACTCCCAGTAGTGGGCCTCCCCCTGCCTCTTGTAAGTTACGGTGGTAGCTCTATGGTCACACTTATGATCAGTTTTGGCATCTTAATGTCGATTCACACACACAAAAAAATGTTGACCGATTGA
- a CDS encoding D-alanyl-D-alanine carboxypeptidase family protein, which translates to MANIPSMKASFYKLFFVLLALTLSTAKAHANTPFVSPVPPSIAGTAHFVMDYHSGAIITEKDPDMQIEPASLTKIMTGYVVFNELKLGRIQMADMVTISKKAWRMPGSRMFIEVGKQVSVEDLIKGMVIQSGNDASVALAEHIARTEENFADIMNQYAEQLGMTNTHFVNATGLPDPAHLTTARDLSILTKALIRDFPDFYPWYSEKRFTFNGITQYNRNRLLWQDPTVDGLKTGHTESAGYCLVSSAKRNDMRVIAIVVGTDSATQRVSESQKLLNYAFRFFETHKLFEGSQRLVDARIWGGERDTLGVGLADELFVTVPRGQYQNLKVETSLPPQVNAPVQHGDNIGQLVINLNDQVLLEKPLIALSAIEEGSFFKKLFDRIKLFFQNLFGWL; encoded by the coding sequence ATGGCAAATATTCCCTCTATGAAAGCTTCGTTTTACAAACTGTTTTTTGTTTTACTCGCCCTGACATTGAGCACTGCAAAGGCTCACGCTAATACACCATTTGTGTCTCCAGTTCCGCCTTCTATCGCGGGAACGGCCCACTTTGTGATGGATTATCATAGCGGCGCCATCATCACCGAAAAAGACCCAGACATGCAAATAGAGCCAGCCAGCCTAACTAAAATCATGACGGGTTATGTGGTATTTAACGAGCTTAAATTAGGTCGCATACAAATGGCTGATATGGTGACCATCAGCAAAAAAGCTTGGCGCATGCCCGGTTCCAGAATGTTTATAGAAGTGGGTAAACAAGTATCGGTCGAAGACTTAATTAAAGGCATGGTGATTCAATCCGGTAATGATGCCAGTGTGGCCTTGGCTGAACACATTGCACGTACTGAAGAAAACTTTGCAGACATTATGAACCAGTATGCTGAGCAACTCGGCATGACAAATACACACTTTGTTAATGCGACAGGCTTACCCGATCCGGCTCATTTAACTACGGCACGTGATCTAAGCATCTTAACCAAAGCCTTAATTCGTGACTTCCCAGATTTTTATCCTTGGTACTCTGAGAAACGCTTCACCTTTAACGGTATCACCCAATACAACCGTAACCGTCTTCTATGGCAGGATCCGACAGTAGATGGTTTAAAAACAGGTCATACTGAATCAGCCGGTTATTGCCTAGTTTCATCTGCTAAACGAAATGACATGCGAGTAATTGCGATTGTAGTAGGCACAGACAGTGCTACTCAGCGCGTTTCAGAAAGTCAAAAACTATTAAACTATGCCTTCCGTTTTTTCGAAACACATAAGTTATTTGAAGGCTCACAACGCTTAGTTGATGCTCGTATCTGGGGCGGAGAACGCGACACACTTGGCGTAGGTTTAGCTGACGAATTATTTGTTACCGTACCACGTGGTCAATATCAAAACTTAAAAGTAGAAACTTCACTACCACCACAAGTTAACGCACCAGTGCAACATGGTGACAACATAGGTCAATTAGTGATTAATTTGAACGATCAAGTTTTACTTGAGAAGCCTTTAATTGCCTTGTCTGCAATTGAAGAAGGATCTTTTTTCAAAAAGCTATTTGATCGTATCAAACTATTTTTTCAAAACTTATTCGGATGGCTCTAA
- a CDS encoding D-amino acid aminotransferase, with protein MNPQIVYLDGEFMPMNEARVSPMDRGFLFGDGVYEVIPVYQRQVFEWAAHLARLKYSLKATSINNPLSDEAWLDMINQLIKRHDWADQFIYLQVSRGVQIPRDHMPAADLTPTVYAYTNPLKPVADHILQHGIKVISLEDIRWLRCDIKALTLLPNVMAKLQAQAAGVDDVILVRADGSVSEGSASNLFMVKDQTLITPPNSHKILPGITRLVIEKLARRHHIDLIERDIQQDELNSADELWLTSSTKEALPITQLNGQAVGSGKPGSVWQTLRQHYQAYKNEILNPN; from the coding sequence ATGAACCCACAAATCGTCTACTTAGATGGCGAGTTTATGCCGATGAATGAGGCCCGCGTATCCCCCATGGATCGCGGGTTTTTATTTGGTGATGGCGTGTACGAAGTCATACCGGTATATCAACGCCAAGTATTTGAATGGGCGGCGCATTTAGCCCGCCTAAAGTACTCTTTAAAAGCGACCTCTATAAACAATCCATTGAGTGACGAGGCCTGGTTAGATATGATCAACCAGTTGATTAAACGCCACGACTGGGCTGATCAGTTCATCTACTTGCAAGTTAGCCGTGGTGTGCAAATCCCACGTGACCACATGCCCGCCGCCGATTTAACACCAACAGTCTATGCTTACACCAATCCACTTAAACCCGTAGCGGATCACATCCTCCAACACGGCATTAAAGTGATTAGCCTAGAAGATATACGCTGGCTACGTTGTGACATCAAAGCCTTAACACTATTACCCAATGTCATGGCCAAACTTCAGGCTCAAGCGGCCGGTGTAGATGACGTGATTTTGGTGCGTGCCGACGGTAGCGTTAGTGAAGGTTCGGCGAGCAACTTGTTTATGGTGAAAGATCAAACCCTGATCACCCCTCCCAACTCACACAAAATTTTGCCAGGTATTACGCGCCTAGTGATTGAAAAACTCGCACGGCGTCACCATATTGATTTAATCGAGCGAGACATTCAACAAGATGAACTCAATTCAGCGGATGAGCTTTGGTTAACCAGTTCAACCAAAGAAGCATTGCCGATTACACAATTGAATGGTCAAGCGGTCGGTTCTGGTAAGCCTGGGTCCGTTTGGCAAACATTACGCCAACACTACCAAGCTTATAAAAACGAAATTTTAAACCCAAACTAA